From a single Hydrogenispora ethanolica genomic region:
- a CDS encoding NADH-ubiquinone oxidoreductase-F iron-sulfur binding region domain-containing protein: MVTIRSRDDLNRIQANQLAEQEHCQYRVLVCSGAGCISSNCQAVKAALLKALADLNLTEQVAVAETGCIGTCAIGPVMVVMPDEAFYTKLKPEDIPAIVYSHLRGGKVKVNHTYFDARAGIHIPYLKDIPYFKQQVKIALRNCGGIDYASLEEYIARDGYQAIAKALQEMTPAGVVAEVKASGLRGRGGAGFPTGIKWEAGLKAEGATKYLACNADEGDPGAFMDRSILEGDPHAVIEGMMLAGYAIGAQKGFVYVRAEYPLAIERLDLAIRKARAAGLLGESILGSRFNFDLEIRIGAGAFVCGEETALMASIEGERGEPRQKPPFPFQRGLFGMPTIINNVETFANIAPIILNGSAWFAGFGTAGSKGTKVFALAGDINNTGIVEVPMGATLGEILFNIGGGIPRRKQFKAAQTGGPSGGCITKAYLNTAIDYDSLTRLGTIMGSGGLISMDEDTCMVDMARYFMEFVQEESCGKCVPCRLGTKRMLEILERITQGKGREGDIELLEEVGWIVKETATCGLGQSAPNAILSTIKYFREEYEEHIKYKHCRAGVCGDLFISPCQNACPAGVNVPGYIALIAAGRMRDAYNLIRKENPFPAVCGRVCTHPCESKCRRAQLDEPLSISDLKRYVADYVLHNEEPYLDLVFPKKGKSVGVIGAGPSGLTCGYYLARLGYEIDVYEAQPVAGGILSFGIPEYRLPEAVLQHEIKLIEQVGVKIHLQTEVGKDLSFAELRQRHDAVYVATGTQFSNKIQIPGEDLPGVYHGLDFLRDIHLGKDVTVGEKVVVIGGGNTAIDAARVALRSGAQAVTILYRRVIEDMPAEEREIQDALAEGVAIIPLAAPVRFEGAERVAAIECVRMELGEFDSDGRRRPKPIPGSEFTLPADMVIPAVSQYSDLPFIAKEEVEVTQWGTFVTDRDTLMTKLPGVFAGGDVARGSDTVITAIADGKNAAKAIDRYLGGKGDLNTGETIEIPAPSDEKELIEHERFPMKYLDPEERKNHFEEVAVGFHKLNAIAESMRCLRCDRRA; this comes from the coding sequence ATGGTAACCATTCGAAGCAGGGACGATTTGAACCGGATCCAAGCGAACCAACTGGCGGAACAGGAGCATTGTCAATACCGGGTGCTGGTCTGTTCCGGGGCCGGGTGTATCTCATCCAACTGTCAAGCGGTGAAGGCGGCGCTTCTCAAAGCGCTGGCCGATCTGAACCTGACGGAACAGGTGGCGGTGGCGGAGACCGGTTGCATCGGCACTTGCGCCATCGGTCCGGTGATGGTGGTCATGCCGGACGAAGCGTTTTATACCAAGCTCAAACCGGAGGATATCCCGGCCATCGTCTACTCGCATCTCCGCGGCGGCAAGGTCAAGGTGAACCATACTTATTTTGATGCCCGGGCTGGCATCCATATCCCCTATCTGAAAGACATCCCCTACTTCAAACAGCAGGTCAAGATCGCGCTGCGCAATTGCGGCGGCATCGACTATGCCTCACTGGAGGAGTATATCGCGCGGGACGGCTACCAGGCTATTGCCAAAGCCTTGCAGGAGATGACTCCGGCCGGGGTGGTGGCGGAGGTGAAAGCATCGGGGCTGCGCGGCCGGGGCGGCGCCGGTTTCCCGACCGGGATCAAATGGGAGGCGGGGTTGAAAGCCGAAGGCGCGACGAAATATCTGGCCTGCAACGCCGATGAAGGGGATCCCGGCGCTTTCATGGACCGGAGCATTCTGGAGGGCGACCCCCACGCGGTGATCGAAGGCATGATGCTGGCCGGTTACGCCATCGGCGCCCAAAAGGGCTTCGTTTACGTGCGGGCTGAATACCCGTTGGCCATCGAGCGGCTGGACCTGGCGATCCGCAAGGCCCGTGCCGCCGGACTGCTGGGCGAGTCGATCCTGGGCAGCCGTTTCAACTTCGATCTGGAGATCCGGATCGGCGCCGGCGCTTTCGTCTGCGGCGAAGAGACGGCCCTGATGGCCTCGATCGAGGGGGAGCGGGGCGAGCCGCGCCAGAAGCCGCCGTTTCCCTTCCAGCGGGGCTTGTTCGGCATGCCCACGATCATCAATAACGTGGAGACCTTTGCCAATATTGCGCCGATCATTCTGAACGGCAGCGCCTGGTTCGCCGGATTCGGCACCGCCGGCAGCAAGGGGACCAAGGTGTTCGCCCTGGCCGGGGATATCAACAATACCGGCATCGTCGAAGTGCCGATGGGCGCCACCCTGGGGGAGATCCTTTTCAACATTGGCGGCGGAATCCCCCGCCGCAAGCAATTCAAAGCGGCGCAGACCGGCGGCCCGTCCGGCGGCTGCATCACCAAAGCCTATTTGAACACGGCCATCGATTACGACTCCCTGACCCGGTTGGGAACGATCATGGGTTCCGGCGGGTTGATCAGCATGGATGAAGATACTTGCATGGTCGACATGGCCCGGTACTTTATGGAGTTTGTCCAGGAGGAATCCTGCGGCAAGTGCGTGCCCTGCCGGCTGGGGACCAAGCGGATGCTGGAGATCCTGGAACGGATCACTCAGGGGAAAGGCAGGGAAGGCGATATCGAGTTGCTTGAGGAAGTGGGCTGGATTGTGAAGGAGACGGCCACCTGCGGCCTGGGGCAGAGCGCTCCCAATGCCATTTTGAGTACGATCAAGTACTTCCGCGAGGAATATGAGGAGCACATCAAGTATAAGCATTGCCGGGCCGGGGTTTGCGGCGATCTGTTCATCTCGCCCTGCCAGAACGCTTGCCCGGCCGGGGTCAATGTCCCGGGTTACATTGCCTTGATCGCCGCCGGACGGATGCGGGACGCCTATAATTTGATCCGCAAGGAGAATCCGTTCCCGGCGGTCTGCGGCCGGGTCTGCACCCATCCTTGCGAAAGCAAATGCCGCCGGGCCCAGCTGGATGAACCGCTCTCCATCTCCGATCTCAAACGATATGTCGCCGATTATGTCCTGCACAATGAAGAGCCCTACCTGGACCTGGTCTTTCCCAAAAAGGGCAAGAGCGTCGGGGTGATCGGGGCGGGGCCGTCCGGCCTGACCTGCGGCTACTACCTGGCCCGCCTGGGCTATGAGATTGACGTCTACGAGGCGCAGCCGGTGGCGGGCGGGATCCTGTCCTTCGGCATTCCCGAATACCGCTTGCCCGAAGCCGTGCTGCAGCACGAGATCAAACTGATCGAACAGGTCGGAGTGAAGATTCATTTACAGACCGAGGTGGGCAAGGACCTCTCCTTCGCCGAACTCCGGCAGAGACATGATGCGGTATATGTGGCCACCGGGACGCAGTTCTCCAACAAGATTCAGATCCCGGGCGAGGATCTGCCCGGCGTTTATCATGGCTTGGATTTCCTGCGCGATATCCATCTCGGCAAGGATGTCACGGTGGGCGAGAAGGTGGTGGTGATCGGCGGCGGCAACACGGCGATCGATGCGGCCCGGGTCGCGCTGCGGTCGGGCGCCCAAGCGGTGACCATCCTCTATCGCCGCGTCATCGAGGATATGCCCGCCGAGGAGCGGGAGATCCAAGACGCGCTGGCCGAGGGAGTCGCAATTATCCCGTTGGCCGCGCCGGTCCGGTTCGAAGGGGCCGAACGGGTCGCCGCCATCGAATGCGTGCGGATGGAATTAGGCGAGTTTGACTCCGACGGGCGGCGCAGGCCCAAACCCATCCCCGGGTCCGAATTCACGCTGCCGGCGGATATGGTCATTCCGGCGGTCAGCCAGTATTCGGATCTGCCCTTCATCGCCAAAGAGGAGGTGGAAGTGACCCAGTGGGGTACTTTTGTGACGGATAGGGATACGCTGATGACCAAGTTGCCCGGGGTCTTCGCCGGAGGCGACGTCGCCCGGGGGTCCGATACCGTTATCACCGCGATCGCCGACGGTAAAAATGCCGCCAAGGCCATTGACCGTTACTTGGGCGGCAAAGGCGATCTCAACACCGGGGAGACCATCGAGATCCCCGCGCCGTCCGACGAAAAGGAACTGATTGAGCATGAACGATTCCCCATGAAGTATCTCGATCCCGAAGAACGGAAGAACCATTTCGAGGAAGTGGCCGTCGGATTTCATAAGCTGAACGCGATCGCCGAATCCATGCGCTGTCTGCGCTGCGACAGGAGGGCTTGA
- the nuoE gene encoding NADH-quinone oxidoreductase subunit NuoE: protein MNAQIKESCNCGRESESEKLGRVVELIAEYQGREGSLIQLLHLAQGIYGYLPMEVLRRVAEGLDMPLSQVTGVATFYSFFTMQPRGENTIRVCLGTACYVRGGKQIIARLQELLGIGVGATTADGKFTLEVMRCIGACGLAPAITINGKVFKQVNPEKLQAIIEQYY, encoded by the coding sequence ATGAACGCGCAAATCAAAGAGAGTTGCAATTGCGGGCGGGAGAGCGAATCGGAAAAACTGGGCCGCGTCGTCGAGCTGATCGCGGAGTACCAGGGGCGGGAAGGCAGTCTGATCCAGCTGCTGCATCTGGCGCAAGGGATCTACGGCTACCTGCCCATGGAGGTATTGCGCCGGGTGGCCGAGGGGCTGGATATGCCGCTGTCACAGGTGACCGGGGTGGCCACCTTTTATTCCTTCTTCACCATGCAGCCGCGCGGCGAAAACACCATCCGGGTTTGCCTGGGGACCGCCTGCTACGTGCGGGGCGGCAAGCAGATCATCGCCAGGCTCCAGGAACTCCTGGGCATTGGGGTCGGCGCCACTACCGCCGATGGCAAATTTACGTTGGAAGTGATGCGTTGCATCGGCGCCTGCGGGCTGGCTCCGGCCATCACCATCAACGGCAAAGTCTTTAAGCAGGTCAACCCGGAGAAACTTCAGGCCATCATCGAGCAGTACTATTAA